A DNA window from Candidatus Omnitrophota bacterium contains the following coding sequences:
- a CDS encoding glycosyltransferase family 4 protein, which yields MKILQVNKFLYPKGGDAVSMLATGELLRQKGHRVLFWGMADARNQPQEYPETFVPLVDLNAAGGVMESLKVGARLLYSFDAKHRIQDLVQRERPDLVHLHNIAHQISPSILDVLKKHKIPCVMTMHDYKVVCGSYTLLSHGRICELCANGKYYHCLLEGCVKGSRAKSFLTMVEMYLHHNILDIYGTVSCFISPSRFLKDKIVSMGFKKRVKHLSNFADLDRFSPDHHVAGRSVVYAGRLSKEKGLMTLVDAAAQIPEIDFKIIGEGPLKRELEIRVKGLKTGNVQLLGHMPAEELRKEVGKSMCVVLPSECNENHPRVVVEAFALGKPVVGSRIGGIPEAVKDGETGLTFCPGDAEDLAEKLRYATDDAGRLKKWGRSARNFAEAEYSADKHYAGLMAIYDEALSDAAG from the coding sequence ATGAAGATCCTGCAGGTCAATAAATTCCTGTACCCAAAGGGTGGCGACGCCGTATCGATGCTTGCCACCGGAGAGCTGCTCAGGCAGAAGGGGCACCGGGTTCTGTTCTGGGGCATGGCGGACGCGCGCAACCAGCCGCAGGAGTATCCTGAGACCTTTGTTCCTCTTGTAGACCTCAATGCCGCAGGGGGAGTCATGGAGAGTCTAAAAGTAGGAGCGAGGCTGCTATATTCCTTTGATGCCAAGCATCGTATCCAAGATCTTGTGCAAAGAGAGAGACCGGATCTTGTGCACTTGCACAACATTGCCCACCAGATTTCACCGTCAATTCTCGATGTGCTCAAGAAGCACAAAATCCCTTGTGTAATGACAATGCATGATTACAAGGTGGTTTGCGGATCCTACACCCTATTGTCGCACGGACGCATATGTGAATTGTGTGCCAACGGGAAGTACTACCACTGTCTTTTGGAAGGCTGCGTAAAGGGGTCCAGGGCGAAAAGTTTCCTGACAATGGTTGAAATGTATCTGCATCACAACATACTTGATATTTACGGCACTGTCAGTTGTTTCATCTCTCCGAGTCGCTTTCTAAAGGATAAGATTGTCTCGATGGGCTTCAAGAAGAGGGTCAAACACCTATCGAATTTCGCCGATTTGGATCGCTTCAGTCCTGATCACCATGTGGCGGGGCGGTCGGTCGTTTATGCAGGAAGGCTTTCAAAAGAGAAGGGGCTTATGACGCTTGTTGATGCCGCTGCTCAGATTCCTGAAATTGATTTCAAGATTATCGGGGAAGGCCCTCTGAAAAGAGAACTGGAGATACGGGTTAAGGGCTTGAAGACGGGAAATGTGCAGTTGCTGGGGCACATGCCGGCAGAGGAGCTGCGCAAAGAGGTGGGAAAGTCGATGTGTGTTGTGCTGCCTTCGGAATGCAATGAAAACCATCCCAGAGTCGTTGTTGAGGCTTTTGCTCTTGGAAAGCCTGTGGTGGGATCGAGAATTGGGGGAATCCCCGAGGCTGTTAAGGACGGGGAAACGGGACTGACATTTTGTCCGGGTGACGCGGAGGATTTGGCAGAAAAGTTGCGGTATGCCACTGACGATGCCGGGCGGCTGAAGAAATGGGGGCGGAGCGCGCGCAACTTTGCGGAAGCCGAATATAGTGCGGACAAGCATTACGCCGGGCTTATGGCGATTTACGATGAGGCGCTATCCGATGCCGCGGGTTAA